CGCTTTCGGATCGGGGAAGGCTTCGACGGCATGGTTGTCGGCCGCGATGGCCGCCACACCGCTGTCGCGGATCCACGCCCGCAACCGCGGGTCGCTCCCGTCCAGGACGGCGCAGTCACCAGTGGCGTCAGGTCGCGGTCGGCCGTTGCTGTCGATCAGGTTGCGGGTGAAGCCCGTGTGCAGGAGGAGGATGTCGCCCGCCTCTACCGTCACCCGGTCGATGTCCAGGACGGCTGCGAGCTCCTCGTATCCGATGGCGGCGCGGGTGGTGCCGTAGTGGGCCTCAAGGTCGACGAGTACGGCGCGACCCTGCACTCCGTGGACCGCGAGGTGGCTGATGTCCACGGGTCCGGCGTCGGAGCTGGAGGCCGTGCCCTGCGCGATGCCCGCGATGTCGGCGAGGCTGGCCGCGCCCGCCCGAGCGGCGCCGACAGGTCCGGTGACGTCGGTGCCCGCCCGCCAGCCGTTGTAGTAGACGGTCTCGGGTGTGCCGTCGCCGTCGGCGTCGAAGCGGGCTCCGATGTGTCCGAGGGCGTCCCACTGGGTGGAGTACTGGGTGTGCAGGACGACCAAGTCGTCGTTGACGACATCCGTGGCGCCGGGGTGGGCGACGCCCATGTCGCAGTTGAAGTTGACCGCTCCGGAGCGAAGGGTGGGGCGGACCACCGGGGGAAACCGGTTCGGGCCCAGGACCGTACCGCCGGGTTGGTCGAGAGGCAGCGACAGGCAGAAGGTGACGCCGTCGTGCACCTCGGCGAGCCCCTTGCGCACCTGCTCGGGACCGACCAGGTTCATACGTCCCAGAACGTCGTCCGGGCCGAAGTCTCCCCAGGTAGAGCGGTCCGGCCTGGTGCGCCAGCGGCTCTCGGGCATCCGTCCGGCGGGAGCGGTGGATGGCTGAGACACGGCGTCAGTCCATCAACTGGTGGATCTCGATCACGTTGCCCGCCGGGTCGGTCAGGAAGATCTGGTCCCAGCCCTTGACCGCCCACTCGCCGTAGTCGGCGAACGGCACGTTGTTCTTGGTCAGGTGCTCGCGCACCTCGGCGATGTTGTCGGTGCGGAAGGCGAAGTGCCCGGTCAGCAGGGGGTTGATGGAGTGCCCCATGCGCGGACCAAGATAGGCCTGACGACGGCTGGCGTGGATCTGCAGCTGGTCGCGTCCGCCGTCGCCGGCCTCGAAGAAGGCGACGTTCTGCCGCCAGGCGCCCTCCCCCTGGGACTCGTCCTCGTCGTGACCCTCGTGGTCGATCATCGGCGGCAGGGGCGACATGGGCAGGCCGAGCACCTCCGAGTAGAAACGGTGCAGCTCGCCCATGTCGTCGGAACACACGTTCACATGCTGCAGACGAAGATCCATGCCGGTCTCCTTCTCCTCGGTTCCGCGATGCCGGGCCGAGAGCTCCTGCCCCCGGTGAGAGGCATCCTCGCCCAGGAGAATTAACGGGTCCAATACCAATCAGCTCATCACTTGTAACCTATGGATATTAATGAGGGGAGTGGACTCGTGGACTTGCGTGACCTGGAAGCCTTCGTGGCGGTGGCCGAGGAACTGCACTTCGGACGGGCCGCTGCCCGACTGCACGTTGCCCAGCCGCCCCTGAGCAACCGCATCCGGCGCCTGGAGACCGAGCTGCGTCTGCAGCTGTTCGAGCGCAGCACCCGTACCGTGGCGTTGACCGACGCAGGGGTGCGGCTGCTCGATCCGGCGCGTCGCACCCTCGTCCAAGCCGCCATGACCCGTGAGATCGCCGCGTCTATCGTTTCGGGCGAAGAGGGGCGCGTACGCACCGGCTTCGCGGGCGCGTCCAGCCAGCGCCTGTTGCCGCTCCTGGCCACGGCCGTGCGCCGCACCCACCCGCGCATCGAGCTGGTACTCCAGTCCCAGACCTACGTCTACACAGCCCTGGAGGAACTCCTCTCGGGTGCGCTGGACCTGGCGTTCGTGCGTCTGCCCATTGCCCATCCGGAGCTCAGTTCCCGCGCCGTCGAGCTGGAGGAACTCGTGTGCGCGCTGCCCGCCGACCACCCGTTCGCCGACCGCGAGCGCATCAGGCTCGGTGATCTCGCCCGGGAAGACTTCGTCAGCCTGCCGCACGACCAGGGCTCGATGCTGCAGTCGACCATGGTCTCGCTCTGTCACTCGGCCGGCTTTCGGCCGCGCATCGTCCAGGTCGCACCGGACTCCAGCACCGTGCTCGCGCTGGTCGCCGCGGGGGCCGGTGTCACCATCACGCTCAGCTCCGTGTGCCCCGTCCAGTCAGTGGGTCTGGTGTACCGGTCGCTGGAGGGCATCCGGCCCAGTCATCTGGTCTCCGCCCTCGCCTGGCGGACCGACAATCCGTCGACCGCCCTGGCGCGAGTCGTCGAGGTCAGCAAGTCGGCGCTGCGCACACCAGATTTTGACGGGTTGGGTATTGATACATCACTCATTGGTATTGGCCAGGTTTAGATAGGCGGGCGTAGCGTCCCTGTCACCCGGAGCCCCGCAGACCAGGCGTCTGCACGAAGGAGCGATCGATGGCGACGCAGCGACCGAACCCGGCATCCACGACCGACGCCGGCACATCGTGTGTGACGGTGACCTTCGTCGGCGTCGGTGCGATAGGACTGCCCATGGCGTGCCGTCTGGCCGCCGCCGGATTCGCGGTCACGGCCGTCGACCCGAGTCCGCGGACACGCGCACACGCTCAGGCCGCCGGCCTGCGGACCGCACCCGATATCTCGTCCGTC
This window of the Streptomyces sp. N50 genome carries:
- a CDS encoding cyclase family protein — protein: MPESRWRTRPDRSTWGDFGPDDVLGRMNLVGPEQVRKGLAEVHDGVTFCLSLPLDQPGGTVLGPNRFPPVVRPTLRSGAVNFNCDMGVAHPGATDVVNDDLVVLHTQYSTQWDALGHIGARFDADGDGTPETVYYNGWRAGTDVTGPVGAARAGAASLADIAGIAQGTASSSDAGPVDISHLAVHGVQGRAVLVDLEAHYGTTRAAIGYEELAAVLDIDRVTVEAGDILLLHTGFTRNLIDSNGRPRPDATGDCAVLDGSDPRLRAWIRDSGVAAIAADNHAVEAFPDPKAEPGRPVLPLHRLCLFELGIHLGELWWLSDLARHLRRTGRSRCLLTAPPLRLPGATGSPVTPIATV
- a CDS encoding VOC family protein, with product MDLRLQHVNVCSDDMGELHRFYSEVLGLPMSPLPPMIDHEGHDEDESQGEGAWRQNVAFFEAGDGGRDQLQIHASRRQAYLGPRMGHSINPLLTGHFAFRTDNIAEVREHLTKNNVPFADYGEWAVKGWDQIFLTDPAGNVIEIHQLMD
- a CDS encoding LysR family transcriptional regulator — protein: MDLRDLEAFVAVAEELHFGRAAARLHVAQPPLSNRIRRLETELRLQLFERSTRTVALTDAGVRLLDPARRTLVQAAMTREIAASIVSGEEGRVRTGFAGASSQRLLPLLATAVRRTHPRIELVLQSQTYVYTALEELLSGALDLAFVRLPIAHPELSSRAVELEELVCALPADHPFADRERIRLGDLAREDFVSLPHDQGSMLQSTMVSLCHSAGFRPRIVQVAPDSSTVLALVAAGAGVTITLSSVCPVQSVGLVYRSLEGIRPSHLVSALAWRTDNPSTALARVVEVSKSALRTPDFDGLGIDTSLIGIGQV